One genomic segment of Dehalococcoidia bacterium includes these proteins:
- a CDS encoding Piwi domain-containing protein, translating into MVSTDRFRGKLLGRVDSISGDKAILSDHAGNPEIELHACRLEASKENFSYCLQCSLGDTYKSIQTKLDDRLFTLLGGQGMLATFGNIQKHLQDSGPFQCAVNLRFKVGDFLTPTSNGTISYRWLRRPDFVFDPTGTKTYSWHDPGLNQFGPFDAEFFTSKEPKVVVITPGDFQGQAEKFAKQLRDGIANSKGFEKGFVRKYHLNDCKIVVHPFERTTNISRSYREACLNALQNDYDLALVVIEESFHKLDGDANPYLVSKAVFMNHGVPVQEIEIETMRSSTYQLQYILNNVALACYCKLGGIPYAITASPVVAQELVIGLGSAIIRKQRLQGSERVVGITTIFNADGTYLLSNASREVAYDDYIEELLSSLRSCIEDIKRRNAWQDGDQVRLVFHVFKPMKNLEAIAIKRFVEEIAGQYQVEFAFLTFSRNHPLTVLDRNQAGVDERVRKKGELVPERGYGINISGNEILLTLTGPRQLKTATQGCPKPMALRLHKESTFRDIDYLAHQAYKFSFLSWRSFFPNTSPVTISYSQLIARMLGELRGVSNWNPEILRTRLRTSRWFL; encoded by the coding sequence GTGGTTAGCACAGACAGGTTTAGGGGAAAGCTGCTCGGTCGAGTTGACAGCATATCAGGAGACAAGGCTATACTATCTGATCATGCAGGAAACCCCGAAATAGAGCTACATGCTTGTCGTCTGGAGGCGAGCAAGGAGAACTTTTCCTATTGTCTGCAATGTTCATTAGGTGATACCTATAAATCCATACAGACTAAGCTTGATGACCGTTTGTTTACCTTGCTGGGCGGCCAAGGTATGCTAGCCACTTTTGGAAACATACAAAAGCATCTCCAAGACTCCGGTCCATTTCAATGCGCAGTAAATCTAAGATTCAAGGTTGGGGATTTTCTTACGCCAACCTCCAATGGCACAATATCCTATCGCTGGTTACGTAGGCCAGACTTTGTCTTTGACCCCACCGGTACTAAGACCTATTCGTGGCATGACCCCGGACTAAATCAATTTGGCCCCTTTGACGCTGAATTTTTCACATCAAAGGAGCCTAAGGTAGTCGTCATCACCCCAGGAGATTTCCAAGGACAAGCAGAGAAGTTCGCCAAACAGTTGCGCGATGGGATTGCAAACAGTAAAGGCTTCGAGAAAGGGTTTGTACGCAAATATCACTTGAATGACTGCAAGATAGTTGTCCACCCTTTTGAACGCACGACAAACATATCCAGGTCATATCGCGAGGCTTGCCTTAACGCTCTTCAGAACGATTACGACCTTGCTCTTGTCGTCATAGAAGAGAGTTTTCATAAGCTTGATGGTGATGCTAATCCCTATTTGGTGTCGAAGGCGGTCTTTATGAACCATGGGGTGCCGGTGCAAGAAATAGAAATAGAAACAATGAGGAGTTCAACCTACCAACTACAATACATCTTAAATAACGTAGCTCTCGCTTGCTATTGCAAGCTCGGTGGAATTCCCTATGCCATCACAGCGTCACCAGTAGTAGCTCAGGAACTCGTCATTGGTCTCGGAAGTGCGATCATACGCAAGCAGAGACTTCAGGGTAGCGAGAGAGTAGTAGGCATCACTACTATTTTCAATGCAGATGGAACCTACCTGCTATCAAATGCGTCGAGAGAAGTAGCCTACGACGACTATATTGAAGAACTTCTTTCTAGTTTGCGCTCTTGCATAGAAGACATTAAACGCAGGAATGCCTGGCAGGATGGGGATCAGGTTCGTTTGGTCTTCCATGTTTTCAAACCAATGAAGAATCTGGAAGCCATTGCCATAAAGCGTTTCGTAGAGGAGATAGCAGGCCAGTATCAGGTTGAGTTCGCGTTTCTGACTTTCAGCCGGAATCACCCGCTCACAGTTCTTGATCGCAACCAAGCGGGAGTAGATGAACGGGTCCGTAAGAAAGGTGAACTAGTCCCAGAGCGGGGCTATGGTATCAATATCTCAGGAAACGAGATACTGTTAACGTTGACAGGTCCTAGACAGCTCAAGACAGCAACACAAGGCTGCCCGAAACCTATGGCACTCAGGTTACATAAAGAGTCAACTTTCCGTGATATTGACTATCTGGCACATCAGGCCTACAAATTCTCGTTTTTGTCGTGGAGAAGTTTCTTTCCAAACACATCTCCAGTTACCATATCATATTCTCAGCTCATTGCGCGCATGTTAGGAGAGTTGAGAGGCGTATCCAATTGGAATCCAGAAATCCTCCGTACTCGTTTAAGGACAAGTAGGTGGTTCCTATGA
- a CDS encoding helix-turn-helix transcriptional regulator: MTFGERLRALRKEKRMTQKELAQMAGIDFTYLSKIETGVMDPPRAKNILALAKALNVDDVIRDELFGLAKKIPSELLDKVNPEMIMMLRSFPGEVDKPEDWHKTIKDET; the protein is encoded by the coding sequence ATGACATTTGGCGAACGATTGAGAGCGCTGAGAAAAGAGAAAAGGATGACTCAAAAAGAGTTGGCACAAATGGCTGGTATTGATTTCACATATCTGAGCAAAATAGAGACTGGCGTCATGGATCCGCCGAGGGCTAAGAATATTTTAGCTTTAGCAAAAGCACTAAATGTGGACGACGTAATTCGTGATGAACTATTCGGCCTAGCGAAAAAGATACCCTCTGAACTCCTGGACAAAGTCAACCCGGAAATGATAATGATGCTTCGATCTTTCCCGGGGGAGGTAGATAAGCCTGAAGATTGGCATAAAACCATCAAAGACGAAACATAG
- a CDS encoding NYN domain-containing protein: MMVELSSAVESRRIAMLIDGDNAQPTLIEKMLTEAGKYGLVTIRRIYGDWTTDNMKGWKETLHVHAIQPIQQFRYTTGKNATDSAMIIDAMDILYDGMVNGFCLVSSDSDYTRLATRIREKGIFVMGIGKKSTPRAFVNACDIFIYAENLLAEVDIPRPKATKPPKKARADEPVLPELLPLLKSAFEMAVQDDGWAFLGTMGSRLRQLDPGFDPRTYGSKQLSLLIRTYSDAFEVKEVKSQDGPSLIYVKLRD, from the coding sequence ATGATGGTAGAGTTATCTTCAGCCGTCGAAAGTCGCCGAATCGCCATGCTAATCGATGGCGACAACGCACAACCGACATTGATCGAGAAGATGCTGACCGAAGCAGGCAAGTACGGTTTGGTCACGATCCGGCGCATCTATGGTGATTGGACAACTGATAACATGAAAGGCTGGAAAGAGACCCTTCATGTCCACGCTATCCAGCCGATCCAGCAGTTTCGTTACACCACCGGCAAGAACGCCACTGACAGTGCGATGATTATTGACGCTATGGACATTCTCTACGACGGTATGGTGAATGGCTTCTGCTTGGTGTCGAGCGACAGCGATTACACCCGATTGGCAACCCGCATTCGGGAGAAGGGCATCTTTGTGATGGGGATTGGGAAGAAAAGTACTCCTCGGGCGTTCGTCAACGCCTGCGATATATTCATCTACGCTGAAAACCTGCTGGCTGAAGTAGACATTCCTAGACCCAAAGCCACCAAGCCTCCGAAGAAGGCGCGCGCTGACGAGCCAGTCCTACCTGAACTGCTGCCGCTGCTGAAGAGCGCCTTCGAAATGGCTGTGCAGGACGACGGATGGGCATTCCTGGGAACGATGGGCAGTCGACTGCGCCAGCTCGACCCAGGCTTCGACCCTCGGACATACGGAAGCAAGCAGCTTTCGCTTCTGATCCGGACGTATTCTGACGCGTTTGAAGTAAAAGAAGTGAAGAGCCAAGATGGCCCCTCCCTCATCTATGTAAAACTCAGAGATTAG
- a CDS encoding ImmA/IrrE family metallo-endopeptidase: MTPPIPVERLAEDVLDFQLLWSDIAEKENETILAGLIPRKRMVVFNEKRLTVFDGTPGLYRTVLGHEIGHWELHADKALVNQLDMPGMEEQPQFLFRSEKQSWDERNAHSFMSHLLVPQELLDPLIQGVKTFDWPFLYRLRDVFNVTISVIKIRLERMGLLYVDEDGKIHRSRREYEGQMRMI, encoded by the coding sequence TTGACGCCACCTATTCCTGTAGAGCGCTTGGCAGAGGATGTTTTGGATTTCCAACTCCTTTGGAGTGATATAGCAGAGAAGGAGAATGAAACTATTCTGGCCGGATTGATCCCACGTAAACGAATGGTGGTATTCAATGAAAAGAGATTAACGGTCTTTGATGGGACACCTGGTCTCTATCGAACCGTTCTGGGTCATGAGATTGGCCATTGGGAGTTGCATGCGGACAAGGCACTGGTCAATCAGCTAGACATGCCGGGTATGGAAGAACAACCTCAGTTCTTATTCCGCAGTGAAAAGCAGAGCTGGGATGAGAGGAACGCCCATTCATTCATGAGCCATTTATTGGTGCCTCAGGAACTGTTAGATCCCCTTATACAGGGAGTTAAGACATTTGATTGGCCTTTTCTCTATCGGCTTCGAGATGTTTTCAACGTTACGATCAGTGTTATTAAGATCAGATTGGAAAGGATGGGGCTTCTATACGTCGACGAAGATGGGAAAATCCACCGGTCTCGTAGGGAATATGAAGGGCAGATGCGTATGATATAA
- the pyk gene encoding pyruvate kinase, translated as MNHRKAKRHARIVCTLGPASSSSEIVERMLKAGMDIARFNMAHGTFEEHSRLISQVRLLSQKLNLPTGILLDLPGLKRRSGNVKAVFGQDLEFALSQHADFIALSFVSSARQVKEVKQLLKEMNADIPIIVKIEDTRALEERGAMLDVGEGIMVARGDLALEISIEKVPLAQKQLIKEANRCGKPVITATQMLESMVHSSTPTRAEAADVANAILDGSDALMLSEETATGDYPVEATEMMARITLEAEVALPYEQILFEKWRDVLHEVNDATAIAACHMAYHVEARTIIAFTTGGTTALRVSKYRPRQPILAVTPSETIVRRLSLAWGVLPVKKPVPSNLEEVFELAREVALDTGVARRGDLVVITAGIPLNLPGSTNLVKVHSI; from the coding sequence ATGAATCATAGAAAAGCGAAGCGCCATGCCAGGATAGTGTGTACCTTGGGTCCGGCTAGCAGTTCTTCTGAAATCGTTGAAAGGATGTTAAAAGCCGGCATGGACATCGCAAGGTTTAACATGGCCCACGGGACGTTTGAAGAACACAGCCGGCTCATTTCCCAAGTTCGCTTGCTTAGCCAAAAGCTCAACCTCCCCACAGGCATTCTTCTCGACCTTCCTGGACTGAAGCGGCGGAGTGGGAATGTTAAGGCTGTCTTTGGCCAGGATCTGGAGTTCGCCCTCTCTCAGCATGCTGACTTCATCGCCCTCTCCTTCGTTTCCTCGGCGCGGCAGGTAAAAGAAGTCAAGCAACTGCTTAAAGAAATGAACGCTGACATACCCATCATTGTTAAGATAGAGGACACGCGAGCTCTAGAAGAGAGGGGTGCCATGCTTGATGTTGGGGAAGGGATAATGGTGGCTAGGGGAGACCTAGCGCTTGAGATAAGCATCGAGAAGGTGCCGTTGGCCCAGAAGCAACTCATAAAGGAAGCAAATCGCTGCGGAAAGCCGGTAATAACGGCCACTCAGATGCTTGAGTCAATGGTCCACTCGTCTACTCCGACCAGGGCAGAGGCAGCCGATGTGGCCAATGCTATCCTCGACGGTAGCGACGCTCTGATGCTTTCCGAAGAGACGGCCACTGGAGATTACCCGGTCGAAGCTACCGAAATGATGGCGAGAATAACCTTGGAGGCTGAGGTAGCGCTTCCCTATGAGCAGATATTGTTTGAAAAATGGCGGGATGTTCTGCACGAGGTCAACGACGCTACAGCCATAGCAGCCTGCCATATGGCCTACCATGTAGAGGCAAGAACTATCATTGCCTTTACCACCGGCGGGACCACGGCTTTACGGGTTTCGAAATACAGACCACGCCAACCCATTCTGGCCGTGACCCCCTCTGAGACCATCGTGAGACGCCTTTCCTTAGCTTGGGGGGTTCTTCCTGTCAAAAAGCCTGTTCCTTCAAACCTAGAGGAAGTCTTCGAGCTAGCCAGGGAAGTTGCGCTGGACACAGGTGTCGCCAGGAGAGGCGACCTTGTAGTGATCACTGCTGGAATTCCCCTGAATCTCCCGGGAAGCACCAATCTGGTCAAGGTACACAGTATCTGA
- a CDS encoding CoA-transferase: MVVLEEGRGRLFTDPDPDKARDFFRKKSRKMTNKLMSLKKALEEFVHDGDYLAIGGFGANRTPIAACHEIVRQGRKNMGFAGHTSTHDFQILAAGEVFNRVDIAYVVGLEARGLSPCSRKYMQSGKVEVCEWTNYSLSARLKAAAMGVPYIPTRNVMGTDTFKYSGGKIVECPFTGKRLMLQPALYPDVSVIHVHEADIYGNARIRGILISDDDLARASKRVIIITERLIPNEEIRSDPTSTVIPFYVVDAVCEVIYGAYPGTMPYEYFSDEEHLQEWLRVQDDPVKFQKFLNRNIYDCPDHNEYIQRNGGLNRISELRQKELLLHKEVESGRL, encoded by the coding sequence GTGGTTGTGCTAGAAGAGGGTAGAGGGAGGCTGTTCACGGATCCAGATCCGGACAAGGCAAGGGACTTTTTCCGCAAGAAGTCGCGTAAGATGACAAACAAATTGATGAGCCTCAAAAAGGCCTTAGAGGAATTTGTTCATGATGGAGATTATCTGGCCATAGGTGGATTTGGAGCCAACAGGACTCCTATCGCGGCATGCCATGAGATAGTTCGCCAGGGCAGAAAGAACATGGGTTTTGCCGGTCACACATCTACGCATGATTTCCAGATCCTAGCCGCCGGAGAAGTATTCAATAGGGTGGACATTGCCTATGTCGTAGGGCTTGAAGCCAGGGGACTATCTCCATGTTCCAGGAAATACATGCAGAGCGGAAAGGTCGAGGTTTGCGAGTGGACCAATTACAGCCTTTCCGCCAGGCTCAAGGCTGCGGCGATGGGCGTGCCATATATACCAACGCGGAATGTGATGGGCACCGACACCTTCAAGTACAGCGGGGGCAAGATCGTCGAGTGCCCGTTTACCGGTAAGCGATTAATGCTACAGCCTGCCTTGTACCCGGATGTATCGGTTATCCACGTGCATGAGGCTGACATATACGGGAATGCGAGAATTCGGGGGATCCTGATTTCAGATGATGATCTTGCCAGGGCCTCCAAGCGCGTGATTATCATTACCGAGCGACTGATCCCCAATGAGGAGATTCGGAGTGATCCCACCAGCACGGTAATCCCATTCTACGTCGTTGATGCGGTGTGTGAGGTCATCTATGGAGCATATCCAGGTACTATGCCGTATGAGTACTTCTCTGACGAGGAGCATCTTCAGGAGTGGTTGCGTGTGCAGGATGATCCGGTGAAATTCCAGAAGTTTCTAAATCGCAATATATACGACTGCCCTGACCATAACGAGTATATTCAGAGAAATGGCGGGCTCAACAGGATCAGTGAGCTCAGGCAGAAGGAGTTATTACTTCACAAGGAGGTGGAAAGTGGCCGACTATAA
- a CDS encoding CoA-transferase, with the protein MADYNIIEIMICVAARELEDGATVGVGTGAPCAAAMLAQRTHSPNLVIMFEAGGVDPQLPEMPISVGDTRTFYKAVMASSMCDIMETCCRGFVDYTFLGGAQIDMYGNLNSTIIGADHSRPKVRFPGSGGANDFASFCWRTLVMMVQDARRFVEKVDFITTPGWLEGGDSRAKSGLPLDAGPYRIITNMGIMDFEHETKRMRVISINPGYSFEEIQHNCGFDLLQAPDITETRPPTEEELRILRKEVDPYKYVIGR; encoded by the coding sequence GTGGCCGACTATAATATAATCGAGATCATGATCTGTGTGGCTGCAAGAGAACTTGAGGATGGCGCCACGGTGGGAGTTGGAACAGGAGCACCCTGTGCTGCCGCCATGCTTGCTCAGAGGACCCATTCGCCTAACCTTGTGATCATGTTTGAGGCTGGCGGCGTAGATCCGCAATTGCCAGAGATGCCCATCTCGGTCGGGGACACTAGGACATTCTACAAGGCTGTTATGGCATCTAGTATGTGCGATATCATGGAGACATGCTGCAGGGGTTTTGTGGACTATACCTTTTTGGGTGGTGCGCAGATCGACATGTACGGCAACCTGAACTCTACTATCATAGGCGCTGACCATAGCAGGCCAAAGGTTAGGTTCCCTGGGAGCGGAGGGGCCAATGACTTTGCGTCGTTTTGCTGGAGGACGCTAGTCATGATGGTTCAGGACGCTAGGCGCTTTGTGGAGAAGGTGGATTTCATTACCACACCAGGCTGGCTTGAAGGAGGGGACTCGAGGGCCAAATCAGGGCTTCCCTTGGACGCAGGGCCGTACAGGATAATTACCAATATGGGGATCATGGACTTTGAGCACGAAACCAAACGCATGCGGGTAATATCCATCAACCCTGGATATTCGTTCGAGGAAATTCAGCATAACTGTGGTTTTGATCTGCTCCAGGCACCTGATATCACGGAGACTAGGCCCCCCACTGAAGAAGAATTGCGGATACTTAGGAAAGAGGTCGACCCTTACAAGTATGTAATAGGCAGGTAG
- the ychF gene encoding redox-regulated ATPase YchF produces MEIGIIGLPKSGKTTLFNALTAGNADIGIYTAAGPNVRVAKVPDPRLEALNEMFQPKRKIPAEVKYIDVAAPTKRELGSELLAHLSQADGLLHVVRAFEDEKVPHSESSIDPERDVKMVELELTLSDLSILEKRLQKIEASLKGAKPHERDSFSREQALLGRLKSALDGEVPIRKQELSEEEKKTISGYQFLSAKPLLVVFNIGEERLPQAGSLEDEWRKKYHRPHLEVAALCGKLEMELTQLDEADAREFRSDMGISETALNRMIGLSYQLLGLLSFFTVLSDEVKAWTISRDTTAVQAAGKIHSDMERGFIRAEVIGYEDLVKCGSIAEGRKKGLLHTEGKTYIVKDGDVITFLFNI; encoded by the coding sequence ATGGAGATCGGGATTATCGGGCTGCCCAAGAGCGGCAAGACCACCCTTTTCAATGCCCTCACCGCGGGAAATGCGGATATTGGTATCTATACCGCGGCAGGACCGAATGTTAGGGTGGCCAAGGTGCCCGACCCGCGGCTTGAGGCGCTAAACGAGATGTTTCAGCCCAAGCGGAAAATACCTGCCGAGGTAAAATATATCGATGTCGCTGCACCCACCAAACGGGAACTGGGCAGCGAGCTCCTCGCCCATCTAAGCCAGGCGGATGGCCTACTCCATGTGGTGCGTGCCTTCGAGGATGAGAAGGTACCCCATAGCGAAAGCAGCATCGACCCGGAGAGAGACGTAAAGATGGTGGAACTGGAGCTTACTCTCTCCGACCTCTCTATCCTGGAGAAGAGATTGCAGAAAATAGAGGCTTCCCTAAAGGGGGCGAAGCCCCACGAGCGCGATTCTTTTTCCAGGGAGCAAGCACTGCTTGGAAGGCTCAAGAGTGCTCTGGATGGCGAAGTGCCCATCCGGAAGCAGGAGCTGAGTGAAGAGGAGAAAAAAACAATATCCGGCTATCAGTTCCTGAGCGCCAAACCGCTGCTTGTGGTGTTTAACATCGGGGAGGAAAGGCTGCCCCAGGCAGGCTCCTTGGAGGACGAGTGGCGTAAAAAATACCATCGCCCGCATCTGGAGGTTGCCGCCCTCTGCGGCAAGCTGGAGATGGAGCTAACGCAGCTTGATGAAGCCGATGCCCGGGAGTTCCGCTCCGATATGGGTATCTCGGAGACGGCGCTAAATCGGATGATCGGGCTCTCCTACCAGCTTTTGGGGTTGCTCTCCTTCTTTACCGTGCTATCCGACGAGGTTAAAGCATGGACCATCAGCCGAGATACCACTGCTGTGCAGGCGGCGGGCAAGATTCATTCGGACATGGAGCGGGGCTTCATCAGGGCTGAGGTAATTGGCTATGAGGACCTGGTGAAGTGCGGCAGCATCGCCGAGGGTAGGAAGAAGGGGCTGCTCCACACCGAAGGGAAGACCTACATCGTCAAAGACGGGGATGTCATCACCTTCCTGTTCAATATCTGA
- a CDS encoding SDR family oxidoreductase, which translates to MIGNKERYAVVTGASSGIGYELAKLLAKDGKNIVVLARRQDKLEALKMEIESKYGTMVRVLPKDLSDPKAPPEIFSELEKEHINVDVLVNNAGFGVYGKFSETELQKELEMVQVNLVSLIHLTKLFLKGMMRNKSGYILNVASLCAFTPVPLESVYCGTKAGILHFSEALANELKGTGVSVTSLCIGLAETGFHKRAKMEDTKVAKRKMMDAATVAQDALNALKKGKVITVPGLQYKVWPLFARVLPRNLLTRIMRTQHERA; encoded by the coding sequence ATGATAGGTAATAAAGAGAGATATGCAGTCGTGACAGGAGCTTCCAGTGGAATCGGTTACGAGCTGGCCAAGCTTCTAGCTAAGGATGGTAAAAACATCGTTGTACTAGCAAGGAGGCAGGACAAACTTGAGGCATTGAAGATGGAGATCGAGAGCAAATATGGAACGATGGTGAGGGTCTTGCCCAAGGACTTATCTGACCCCAAAGCACCACCAGAGATATTCTCTGAACTTGAGAAGGAACATATCAATGTGGATGTGCTTGTCAACAATGCAGGTTTTGGTGTTTACGGCAAATTCTCCGAAACAGAATTGCAGAAAGAGCTTGAAATGGTTCAGGTTAACCTTGTTTCATTGATACATTTGACTAAATTGTTTCTCAAAGGGATGATGAGGAACAAGTCAGGTTATATATTGAATGTAGCTTCTCTATGTGCCTTTACGCCAGTTCCGCTGGAATCTGTTTACTGTGGCACTAAAGCTGGCATCCTGCATTTCTCGGAAGCCCTGGCAAACGAACTGAAAGGAACCGGTGTCAGCGTTACCAGTCTTTGCATTGGTCTGGCAGAGACTGGATTCCACAAGAGGGCAAAAATGGAAGACACCAAGGTGGCAAAGCGAAAGATGATGGATGCAGCTACAGTCGCTCAGGACGCTCTTAATGCTCTAAAGAAGGGGAAGGTTATCACCGTCCCTGGTTTGCAGTATAAAGTGTGGCCATTGTTTGCCAGGGTTCTTCCCAGGAATCTGCTTACAAGGATCATGAGGACGCAACACGAGCGTGCATGA
- a CDS encoding PHP-associated domain-containing protein gives MKIDLHTHCREATACPTPTLEIVERIMAAVKRKGLDGIAVTEHYTNYYGHKVKEIVDTQLDGKVVVVPGQELARMLVGREPGVIHVVELYLPDDLIFRFIAHPGHPYVKDLSQFINEGIHGIELKNPLHDGDGLTEEQIKELAKKHNLILLTNSDAHRLEDIGTYHNEIEIEELCALARKG, from the coding sequence TTGAAGATTGACCTGCACACCCATTGCCGCGAGGCGACAGCCTGCCCAACTCCCACTTTGGAGATCGTGGAACGGATTATGGCTGCGGTGAAGAGGAAAGGGCTGGACGGGATCGCTGTTACCGAGCACTACACCAACTACTATGGCCATAAGGTAAAAGAGATTGTCGATACCCAGTTGGACGGCAAGGTAGTGGTCGTCCCTGGCCAGGAACTTGCCAGGATGCTGGTGGGCCGTGAGCCGGGGGTGATCCATGTGGTTGAGCTATACTTACCTGACGATCTGATTTTCAGGTTTATCGCTCATCCTGGCCATCCTTATGTAAAGGACCTTAGCCAGTTTATAAACGAGGGCATACATGGCATCGAGTTGAAGAACCCACTGCACGATGGCGATGGCCTGACAGAGGAGCAGATAAAGGAGTTGGCCAAGAAGCATAACCTGATCCTGCTGACTAATAGCGACGCCCATCGACTGGAGGACATCGGTACCTACCACAATGAGATCGAGATTGAGGAGTTGTGTGCCCTGGCTAGAAAAGGCTAA
- the holA gene encoding DNA polymerase III subunit delta has protein sequence MLYILFGPDDFSLREELERIKDGLGDRESLSSNITVFEGKQVSLGQLMDACTALPFMGPHRLVVIEGLLTHFEGNRAGPKKGLTKEWGELKKRVGDMPPSTVLILADGPIKKDNTLLKGLSPLATVKEYPLLRGAALEGWIRRRVKEGEGSISPDAVRMLASLVGENLWVLASELEKLLLYTAGRRIDEDDVNEVVSYSREASVFAMVDALIEAKAARAALLLHQLLREGDTAPYLLVMITRQLRLLVQAKELSQQGISTAEIKARLELKSDYVLKKALEQGQRYSMGRLEQIYRKLLETDLSIKRGLWRGELALDILITELCA, from the coding sequence ATGCTCTATATACTTTTCGGTCCCGACGATTTCTCGCTTCGGGAGGAACTGGAGCGAATTAAGGACGGACTGGGCGATCGGGAGTCCCTGTCATCCAATATCACGGTTTTTGAGGGGAAACAGGTGAGCTTGGGTCAGCTTATGGACGCCTGTACAGCACTGCCCTTTATGGGCCCACACCGTCTGGTTGTTATTGAGGGATTGCTAACGCACTTTGAGGGTAATAGGGCAGGACCCAAAAAAGGGCTGACAAAGGAGTGGGGTGAACTTAAGAAAAGGGTTGGCGACATGCCGCCCAGCACAGTTCTCATCCTGGCGGATGGGCCGATAAAAAAGGATAACACGCTGCTCAAGGGGCTATCACCATTAGCCACGGTGAAGGAGTATCCATTGCTCAGGGGGGCAGCACTTGAGGGGTGGATCAGGAGACGAGTCAAAGAAGGGGAGGGCAGTATCTCCCCTGATGCGGTGAGGATGCTTGCCTCACTGGTAGGTGAGAACCTGTGGGTGCTGGCCAGCGAGCTTGAAAAATTGCTCCTTTATACCGCAGGGCGACGCATCGATGAGGATGATGTGAATGAGGTGGTAAGCTACTCTCGGGAGGCCAGCGTTTTCGCAATGGTTGATGCCCTTATCGAGGCGAAGGCAGCAAGAGCGGCGCTGCTGTTACACCAGTTGCTTCGGGAAGGGGACACCGCGCCCTACCTTCTGGTCATGATCACCAGGCAGCTTCGCCTATTGGTTCAGGCGAAGGAGCTTAGCCAGCAGGGTATTTCCACTGCAGAGATCAAGGCACGGTTGGAGCTCAAATCGGACTACGTCCTGAAAAAGGCACTAGAACAGGGCCAGCGCTACTCAATGGGGCGTCTGGAGCAGATCTACCGCAAGCTCCTGGAGACAGACCTATCCATTAAGAGGGGATTATGGAGGGGCGAGCTGGCCCTGGACATCCTCATCACCGAGTTATGCGCCTGA
- a CDS encoding PHP domain-containing protein, with protein MLIDLHTHTLPLSDDSELTPDELVAHAKSAGLDAICLTEHDAFWNDDDIAALCRRHRFLVLPGVEINTEEEHLLVFGLNKWILGMTRAAFVRELVDEAGGVVIVAHPFRRKILRGEYTEDERYYRELNRAVENPLYRMVDAVEVFNARGLERENAFSRDLADRLDLRGVAGSDSHEVKEIGRAATFFEREVSNLQELIAELKAGRFRVADTAEIRENLNRQLAER; from the coding sequence ATGCTCATCGATCTGCATACTCATACCCTACCCCTATCTGATGACAGCGAGCTGACACCAGATGAGCTGGTCGCGCACGCAAAGAGCGCCGGGCTGGATGCCATATGCCTCACCGAGCATGACGCTTTCTGGAACGATGATGACATCGCTGCATTGTGCCGTAGACACCGTTTCCTCGTCCTGCCCGGAGTGGAGATAAACACTGAGGAGGAGCACCTGCTTGTATTCGGGCTCAACAAATGGATACTCGGCATGACCCGTGCCGCCTTTGTCAGAGAGCTGGTGGATGAGGCGGGTGGTGTGGTGATCGTGGCACACCCCTTCCGCCGCAAGATACTGAGAGGTGAATACACAGAAGATGAACGATACTATAGAGAGCTAAACCGCGCCGTTGAAAACCCCCTTTACCGGATGGTGGATGCAGTAGAGGTATTCAACGCCCGCGGTTTGGAGAGGGAGAATGCCTTCTCCAGAGATCTAGCCGATCGGCTAGATCTAAGGGGCGTAGCCGGTAGCGATTCCCATGAGGTCAAAGAGATCGGTCGCGCCGCAACCTTTTTCGAGAGGGAAGTTAGCAACCTTCAAGAGCTAATAGCCGAGCTCAAAGCGGGGAGATTCAGGGTGGCAGATACCGCAGAAATCAGGGAGAATCTCAACCGCCAGCTGGCTGAGCGCTAA